A region of Oryctolagus cuniculus chromosome 3, mOryCun1.1, whole genome shotgun sequence DNA encodes the following proteins:
- the RTP5 gene encoding receptor-transporting protein 5 produces MSLRQTGCHGDRAVVKAADWPARDRGFLGAPERVRLSARSADTRSMDAAGADVWVSTFAQLMSERKPRDAWVLLPQESLAAGPLDGSSFQYRLKGLSRLQCSRCLWVWRSAHVHILFHLWWDAGSRQGLVKMRVWGQRCRMCPPGPPGPRGDCQVSPLNVWIFLSKLVLHILRRCYGDHLSQCPEVRFGDRCEACELQLCFLQTAPELAWGPAARAGHAAGCCAGGHDPGGLAETDFLDGAAADGGECPHEGARVVSLPFSLVDGGRPAAGERPAALGRGTLRLFGPGGAAPEGGGIPVDVGDPVFHAEGLCLGDVEPTFELRGFVFGGHGGAPRPVGVAKGQGPLSLSAGLAAAGAPLPAVSYVVGLSADGEGAVTFPLSALGVLGTAPPGEACYVTFPFSFAAGAGKEDGGAPTTLGSEARSPVAVSSGSIAIPVSALEVVQRQGPEHAAGGPHSGGLAAYSYCRRRHRARPGQPGCGPHAEDEPHACSVHRRPRAEPSEDFWIWVSMTVCIFWLMCMCRLNFSIFQQPA; encoded by the exons ATGTCTCTGAGACAAACCGGTTGCCACGGAGACCGTGCTGTTGTCAAGGCAGCTGATTGGCCAGCGCGGGACCGAGGCTTCCTGGGAGCCCCTGAACGAGTGCGGCTGTCAGCCCGCAGTGCAGACACGCGCAGCATGGACGCGGCTGGGGCGGACGTGTGGGTGAGCACCTTCGCCCAGCTGATGAGCGAGAGGAAGCCCCGAGAcgcctgggtcctgctcccccaGGAGAGCCTGGCCGCGGGGCCCCTGGACGGCAGCAGCTTCCAGTATCGGCTGAAGGGGCTTTCAAG GCTCCAGTGCAGCCGCTGCCTGTGGGTCTGGCGCTCGGCGCACGTGCACATCCTCTTCCACCTGTGGTGGGACGCGGGCAGCCGCCAGGGGCTGGTCAAGATGCGCGTGTGGGGCCAGCGGTGCCGGATGTGCCCCCCGGGGCCGCCGGGCCCCCGCGGCGACTGCCAGGTGAGCCCCCTCAACGTGTGGATCTTCCTCAGCAAGCTGGTGCTGCACATCCTGAGGCGGTGCTACGGCGACCACCTCAGCCAGTGCCCCGAGGTCCGCTTCGGCGACCGCTGCGAGGCCTGTGAgctgcagctctgcttcctgcagacGGCGCCCGAGCTGGCCTGGGGGCCGGCGGCCAGGGCCGGGCACGCGGCCGGCTGCTGCGCCGGCGGCCACGACCCCGGCGGCCTCGCCGAGACCGACTTCCTCGACGGCGCCGCGGCGGACGGCGGCGAGTGCCCGCACGAGGGCGCCCGCGTCGTCTCGCTGCCCTTCTCCCTGGTGGACGGCGGCCGGCCCGCGGCCGGCGAGCGCCCGGCTGCCCTTGGCAGGGGCACCCTGCGCCTGTTCGGGCCCGGCGGCGCGGCGCCCGAGGGCGGCGGCATCCCCGTGGACGTCGGGGACCCGGTCTTCCACGCCGAGGGCCTGTGCCTCGGCGACGTCGAGCCCACCTTCGAGCTGCGCGGCTTCGTCTTCGGCGGCCACGGCGGCGCGCCCCGCCCCGTGGGCGTGGCCAAGGGCCAGGGCCCGCTGTCGCTCAGCGCGGGGCTGGCGGCTGCCGGGGCCCCGCTGCCGGCGGTGTCCTACGTGGTCGGGCTCTCGGCCGACGGCGAGGGCGCGGTCACCTTCCCGCTGTCGGCGTTGGGCGTGCTGGGCACGGCGCCCCCCGGCGAGGCGTGCTACGTCACCTTCCCCTTCAGCTTCGCCGCGGGCGCCGGGAAGGAAGACGGAGGCGCCCCGACGACGCTGGGCAGCGAGGCGCGCAGCCCTGTGGCGGTCAGCAGCGGCTCCATCGCCATCCCCGTGTCGGCCCTGGAGGTGGTGCAGCGCCAGGGCCCCGAGCACGCGGCCGGCGGTCCGCACAGCGGCGGCCTCGCGGCCTACAGCTACTGCCGGCGGCGGCACCGGGCCAGGCCGGGCCAGCCGGGCTGTGGGCCCCACGCCGAGGACGAGCCGCACGCCTGCAGCGTGCACCGCCGGCCCCGCGCAGAGCCGTCCGAGGACTTCTGGATCTGGGTGTCCATGACCGTCTGCATCTTCTGGCTCATGTGCATGTGCAGACTCAACTTCAGCATCTTCCAGCAGCCGGCCTAG